From Providencia sp. R33, a single genomic window includes:
- a CDS encoding FidL-like protein, which produces MKISGKVLCLLSALLFIVVVIYTQSVLFANKQDGLMVCSTKGIMRFENMKDENVNGNIHFNFGANGKGSIVVEGYTDSKAGWLYLQRYVKFNYTTKRVSPTERHYNISQWESSASSIDESPDVIFDYFMREMSDSHDGLFLNAQKLNDKALLLSSINSPLYICTLKPGSKFD; this is translated from the coding sequence ATGAAAATATCTGGGAAAGTATTATGTTTACTGAGTGCTTTGCTTTTTATTGTGGTGGTGATTTACACGCAATCCGTTTTATTTGCTAATAAGCAAGATGGCTTAATGGTTTGTTCGACCAAAGGTATTATGCGTTTTGAAAATATGAAAGATGAAAACGTTAATGGCAATATTCACTTCAATTTTGGGGCGAATGGAAAAGGGTCTATTGTCGTTGAGGGTTATACAGACTCTAAAGCAGGATGGTTGTATTTACAGCGCTATGTGAAATTTAATTATACGACCAAACGCGTTTCCCCAACGGAGCGCCATTATAATATTAGTCAATGGGAATCGAGTGCCTCTTCCATTGATGAATCCCCCGATGTGATTTTTGACTACTTTATGCGAGAAATGTCTGATAGCCATGATGGGTTATTTCTTAACGCCCAAAAGCTGAATGACAAAGCGCTGTTATTAAGTTCAATTAACTCCCCACTCTATATCTGCACATTAAAGCCCGGCAGTAAATTTGATTAG
- a CDS encoding BMC domain-containing protein, whose protein sequence is MGDALGLIETKGLVACIEAADAMCKAANVELIGYENVGSGLVTAMVKGDVGAVKAAVDSGVESAQRVGEVVTSLVIARPHNDINKIVIKHKA, encoded by the coding sequence ATGGGTGATGCATTAGGTCTTATCGAAACTAAAGGTTTGGTAGCTTGCATCGAAGCGGCTGACGCAATGTGTAAAGCCGCAAACGTTGAGCTAATCGGTTATGAAAATGTGGGTTCAGGCCTCGTAACCGCAATGGTTAAAGGTGATGTTGGCGCAGTCAAAGCGGCGGTTGATTCAGGTGTTGAATCTGCTCAGCGTGTTGGCGAAGTCGTGACGTCTCTGGTCATTGCGCGTCCACATAACGATATCAACAAAATTGTGATTAAACATAAGGCATAA
- a CDS encoding acetaldehyde dehydrogenase (acetylating) produces MVALDKDLQSRQLARELVRNAKQAQKVFATFSQEKIDSIVKHIAIESALHAEELAKMANEETGFGKWQDKVLKNTFASMRVYEHIKDLKTVGIINDDKINKVMDVGVPLGVITALVPSTNPTSTIIYKTLIALKAGNAIVFSPHPNAKACSFRTLDIVKKAALEAGAPAGIVDGVTMLTLEATKELMHSKDVSLILATGGEGMVRAAYASGTPTISGGPGNGPAFIERSANIKQAVNDIITSKTFDNGVICASEQSIIVERCIYNEVHRELLAQGAYFMNEDEAKRMASMLLRANGTINPEVVGKDAITLSQRAGFSVPANTRVLIALQDTVSPKNPYSREKLCPILGMYIEEDWQSACHRVVDLLTNEGLGHTLVIHTQNEDVIRQFSLEKPVNRILINTPAALGGIGATTNITPALTLGCGAVGGGSSSDNVGPMNLLNIRKVGYGVRSIDDLRQPAQPCSVAQPAVSTTVNQPQISILDDDRFRQPVTASAPVSNAADNRFSTAAITEAVVSQGDITEENVEQIIKAVLGRLNK; encoded by the coding sequence ATGGTTGCATTAGATAAAGATCTGCAATCCAGACAACTGGCAAGAGAGCTAGTTAGAAACGCGAAACAAGCGCAGAAAGTTTTTGCGACATTTTCGCAGGAAAAAATCGACAGTATCGTTAAACACATTGCTATTGAATCCGCCCTTCACGCTGAAGAGCTGGCAAAAATGGCCAATGAAGAGACAGGTTTTGGTAAGTGGCAAGATAAAGTCCTGAAAAACACCTTCGCTTCAATGCGTGTCTATGAACACATCAAAGATCTCAAAACCGTTGGCATCATTAATGATGACAAAATCAACAAAGTCATGGATGTAGGCGTTCCATTAGGGGTGATCACGGCACTGGTGCCATCGACAAACCCGACATCGACCATCATCTACAAAACGTTGATTGCCTTAAAAGCAGGTAACGCCATTGTCTTCTCCCCGCATCCTAATGCCAAAGCCTGTAGTTTCCGCACATTAGACATCGTTAAAAAAGCGGCATTAGAAGCGGGTGCACCTGCAGGGATCGTTGATGGCGTCACGATGCTGACCCTTGAAGCGACCAAAGAGCTGATGCATAGCAAAGATGTTTCCTTAATTTTAGCGACTGGCGGGGAGGGCATGGTGCGTGCAGCCTATGCATCGGGTACGCCAACAATCAGTGGCGGTCCGGGTAATGGCCCTGCCTTTATTGAGCGCAGTGCCAATATCAAACAAGCCGTGAATGACATTATCACCAGTAAAACGTTTGATAACGGGGTGATTTGTGCATCTGAGCAATCAATTATCGTCGAACGTTGTATTTATAACGAAGTGCACCGCGAGCTGTTAGCGCAAGGCGCTTACTTTATGAATGAAGACGAAGCGAAGCGCATGGCGTCAATGTTATTGCGGGCAAATGGCACCATCAACCCTGAAGTGGTTGGGAAAGATGCCATTACCTTGAGCCAACGTGCAGGGTTTAGCGTACCTGCAAATACTCGTGTTCTCATTGCGTTACAAGACACCGTTTCACCGAAAAACCCGTATTCCCGTGAAAAACTGTGCCCAATCTTAGGGATGTATATCGAAGAGGATTGGCAATCTGCTTGCCATCGTGTGGTGGATTTACTGACCAACGAAGGTTTAGGCCACACACTGGTGATCCACACGCAAAACGAAGATGTGATCCGCCAGTTCTCCCTCGAAAAACCGGTTAACCGTATTTTAATTAATACCCCTGCGGCACTGGGTGGTATTGGGGCTACGACCAACATTACGCCTGCATTAACCTTAGGTTGCGGTGCAGTGGGTGGCGGTTCGAGCTCAGATAACGTCGGGCCAATGAACTTGCTGAACATTCGTAAAGTGGGTTATGGCGTGCGCTCTATTGATGATTTAAGACAGCCAGCACAACCGTGCTCAGTTGCTCAGCCTGCGGTTTCAACAACGGTAAATCAACCGCAAATTAGCATTTTAGATGATGACCGTTTTCGCCAGCCAGTGACGGCTTCTGCGCCTGTTTCTAATGCCGCAGACAACCGTTTTAGCACGGCGGCCATCACGGAAGCGGTGGTTTCTCAAGGTGATATCACTGAGGAAAATGTTGAGCAAATCATCAAGGCCGTTCTCGGTCGCCTAAATAAGTAA
- the cutC gene encoding choline trimethylamine-lyase, producing MTKYALTPRVKMLAERLSARNSSIITERANILEALESQLSGAPQAIKPAQRFYEFIRHFPAFIAQDELIIGSQSSTPRGAIFFTENEIHSNSIYTFLAGDSTVDAPDYLAVLNIGFLEIKSQLENRVRNIGSAVSRNSIDEANNCRAAIYACDAAIHFAQSLASKAESMAAVESNQYRRLELQESAAILRNVPAKPAQTFKEACQAFYLLQLILHLENGSYAVNPMGFDKAVYPFYQRDIEQGRLTPAQAYEVVESLWLKLAELSEVRSTKVVDGYPMFDALKGGVYLTDPRVCINELSSMMLSAHENIMAINNGLKVRLYCGQASTQPQYSAPNASYVAPSAQAETEFKVMEGLTPRLQRLRNRYLEARPSVSIYRALAFTDVVKNNPGLPPILLRAKAFRRACETAPILIQPEELIVGHPCGKPRAGAFSPDIAWRWVVEELDTMSTRPQDPFVISEEDKKVIREDIAPFWEGRSLDEICEAQYREAGVWEFSGETFVSDLSYHQINGGGDTCPGYDVLLFTKGMNGIKADAQAKLAELSMENPDDIDRIYFYKASIETCEGVVAYAHRIAEHARELAAKETDVKRREELLTIAQVNENVPANPPVTLQEALQSIWTVESLFEIEENQTGLSLGRLDQYCLPMYENDIKTGRLTQDQALEMMQAFIIKCAELMWMSSELGAKYFAGYQPFINLTVGGQKRSGGDACNDLTYLIMDAVRFVKVYQPSLACRIHNQSPQKYMEKIVDVVKAGMGFPACHFDDSHIKMMLRKGFDFEDARDYCLMGCVEPQKSGRIYQWTSTGYTQWPIAIEFVLNRGRMVLFDSYQGLDTGDLRDLRTFEDFDRAVKQQIAHIVRLSAVGTVISQRVHRDVAPKPLMSLLVEGCMEKGKDVAAGGAMVNHGPGLIFSGLATYVDSLAAIRKLVYEDKRYTLEQVRDGLLANFEGYDELRRDCLNAPKFGNDDNYVDQYALDITEWTERECRKYDMLYSTFSHGTLSISNNTPIGELTAASANGRLAWMPLSDGISPTQGADKQGPTAIIKSISKMNVETMNIGMVHNFKFLKGLLDTPEGRHGLITLLRTASILGNGQMQFSYVDNEMLKKAQQEPEKYRDLIVRVAGYSAYFVELCKEVQDEIISRTVIEKF from the coding sequence ATGACTAAATATGCTCTGACCCCACGCGTAAAAATGCTGGCTGAACGCTTAAGTGCCCGCAATAGCTCAATTATTACTGAACGTGCCAACATTTTAGAAGCACTGGAAAGCCAACTTTCGGGTGCACCGCAGGCAATTAAACCTGCTCAACGTTTTTATGAATTTATCCGCCATTTCCCTGCGTTTATCGCGCAAGATGAATTGATTATTGGTAGCCAATCCTCCACACCACGTGGTGCGATTTTCTTCACTGAAAATGAAATTCACAGCAACAGCATTTACACTTTCTTAGCGGGGGATAGCACTGTTGATGCCCCTGACTATTTGGCCGTATTGAACATCGGTTTTTTAGAAATTAAATCCCAATTGGAAAACCGTGTTAGAAACATCGGTAGCGCGGTCAGCCGCAATAGTATTGATGAGGCAAATAACTGCCGCGCCGCAATTTATGCCTGTGATGCGGCTATTCATTTTGCACAATCCCTTGCATCGAAAGCGGAAAGCATGGCTGCGGTGGAATCAAACCAATACCGCCGTTTAGAACTGCAAGAAAGTGCGGCAATTTTGCGTAATGTTCCTGCCAAACCAGCACAGACTTTTAAAGAAGCTTGCCAAGCGTTCTATTTATTGCAGCTTATTTTGCATCTGGAAAATGGTAGCTACGCAGTTAACCCAATGGGCTTTGACAAAGCGGTTTACCCATTCTACCAACGAGACATCGAGCAAGGCCGTTTAACACCCGCCCAAGCATATGAAGTGGTTGAAAGTTTATGGCTAAAATTGGCGGAGCTTTCTGAAGTGCGCTCGACAAAAGTGGTGGATGGTTACCCAATGTTTGATGCATTAAAAGGCGGTGTGTATTTAACCGACCCTCGCGTATGTATTAACGAATTATCCTCCATGATGTTATCGGCTCATGAGAATATCATGGCCATTAATAATGGATTAAAAGTTCGCTTATATTGCGGCCAAGCAAGTACGCAACCACAATATTCGGCTCCAAATGCCAGTTATGTTGCACCGTCTGCACAAGCTGAGACAGAATTTAAAGTCATGGAAGGGTTGACCCCACGTTTACAACGCCTGCGTAATCGCTACTTGGAAGCGCGCCCAAGCGTCTCTATTTACCGCGCTTTAGCTTTTACTGACGTTGTCAAAAATAACCCAGGTTTACCGCCGATTTTACTGCGCGCAAAAGCGTTTCGCCGCGCATGTGAAACCGCACCAATCTTAATCCAACCAGAAGAGTTAATTGTTGGGCATCCATGTGGAAAACCACGTGCAGGTGCATTCTCCCCAGATATCGCATGGCGCTGGGTGGTCGAAGAACTCGACACCATGAGCACGCGCCCACAAGACCCATTTGTTATCTCTGAAGAAGACAAAAAAGTCATTCGTGAAGATATCGCACCGTTCTGGGAAGGCCGCTCATTAGATGAAATCTGTGAGGCGCAATACCGTGAGGCAGGTGTGTGGGAGTTTAGTGGCGAAACATTCGTCAGTGATTTGTCCTATCACCAAATCAACGGTGGGGGCGATACTTGCCCAGGCTACGACGTCTTATTATTCACTAAAGGTATGAATGGGATTAAAGCAGATGCACAGGCGAAACTGGCCGAGCTCAGCATGGAAAACCCGGATGATATCGACCGTATCTATTTCTATAAAGCGTCTATTGAAACTTGTGAAGGCGTTGTGGCTTACGCACACCGCATTGCAGAGCATGCACGTGAATTAGCCGCGAAAGAAACGGACGTAAAACGCCGTGAAGAATTACTGACTATCGCGCAAGTGAATGAAAATGTGCCTGCCAACCCACCAGTGACCTTACAAGAAGCATTGCAAAGCATTTGGACGGTGGAGTCTCTGTTTGAAATCGAGGAAAACCAAACGGGTCTATCTTTAGGGCGCCTCGACCAATATTGCTTACCGATGTATGAAAACGACATCAAAACAGGCCGCCTAACACAAGACCAAGCACTGGAAATGATGCAGGCGTTTATCATCAAATGTGCTGAATTAATGTGGATGTCCAGTGAGTTAGGGGCGAAATATTTTGCGGGTTACCAGCCGTTTATCAACTTAACGGTGGGCGGGCAAAAACGCTCAGGCGGTGATGCCTGTAATGACCTGACCTACTTAATTATGGATGCAGTGCGCTTTGTTAAAGTATACCAGCCATCACTGGCTTGCCGTATCCATAACCAATCACCACAAAAATACATGGAAAAAATTGTCGATGTCGTTAAAGCCGGTATGGGCTTCCCTGCCTGCCACTTCGATGATTCCCACATCAAAATGATGCTGCGCAAAGGCTTTGATTTTGAAGATGCACGTGATTACTGCTTGATGGGCTGCGTTGAACCACAAAAATCAGGCCGAATTTATCAATGGACATCAACAGGTTACACCCAGTGGCCAATCGCCATTGAGTTTGTCTTAAACCGTGGTCGCATGGTGCTATTTGATAGCTACCAAGGTTTAGATACGGGTGATCTGCGTGATTTGAGGACCTTCGAAGACTTTGACCGCGCAGTGAAACAACAAATCGCCCATATCGTCCGTTTATCTGCGGTCGGTACAGTGATTAGCCAACGTGTACACCGTGATGTTGCGCCAAAACCATTAATGTCCTTGCTGGTGGAAGGCTGTATGGAAAAAGGCAAAGACGTTGCGGCAGGTGGTGCGATGGTTAACCACGGCCCAGGTTTGATTTTCTCTGGCCTTGCGACTTACGTCGATTCCCTCGCCGCCATTCGTAAACTGGTTTATGAAGATAAACGCTACACCCTTGAGCAAGTACGTGATGGTCTATTAGCTAACTTTGAAGGTTATGACGAGCTGCGCCGCGATTGCTTAAATGCACCGAAATTTGGTAACGATGACAACTATGTTGACCAATATGCGCTGGATATTACGGAGTGGACAGAGCGTGAGTGCCGTAAATACGACATGTTGTACTCCACATTCAGCCACGGAACCTTGTCGATTTCTAATAATACCCCCATCGGGGAATTGACTGCCGCGAGTGCCAATGGACGCTTGGCGTGGATGCCATTATCAGACGGTATTAGCCCAACGCAAGGTGCGGATAAACAAGGCCCAACCGCCATCATTAAATCTATCAGTAAGATGAATGTGGAAACAATGAACATCGGTATGGTGCATAACTTTAAGTTCTTAAAAGGCTTGTTGGATACGCCAGAAGGTCGCCACGGCTTAATTACCTTACTAAGAACCGCTTCTATTTTAGGTAATGGCCAAATGCAATTTAGTTATGTCGACAATGAAATGCTGAAAAAAGCACAGCAAGAGCCTGAAAAATATCGTGATTTAATCGTTCGAGTCGCAGGTTACAGTGCTTACTTCGTCGAACTCTGTAAAGAAGTTCAAGATGAAATTATTAGCCGTACCGTGATTGAGAAGTTTTAA
- a CDS encoding BMC domain-containing protein, which yields MKEALGLIETKGLVACIEAADAMCKAANVELIGYENVGSGLVTAMVKGDVGAVNAAVESGVEAAKRVGTVVTSRVIARPHNDIGKIAQQHKA from the coding sequence ATGAAAGAAGCGCTTGGATTAATCGAAACCAAAGGTTTAGTGGCCTGTATTGAAGCCGCTGATGCCATGTGTAAAGCCGCTAATGTCGAACTGATTGGCTATGAAAATGTCGGCTCAGGGCTGGTGACTGCGATGGTGAAAGGTGACGTCGGTGCGGTTAACGCAGCCGTTGAGTCGGGTGTTGAAGCTGCAAAACGTGTTGGCACCGTGGTGACATCACGTGTGATTGCTAGACCGCATAATGATATCGGCAAAATTGCACAGCAACACAAAGCCTAA
- a CDS encoding EutN/CcmL family microcompartment protein: MILAKVIGHVVATQKCQELSGSNLLMVAALGDDLEPLKDRTYVAVDSVGAGINDIVLAEAYFALNKDKYKAMSVVAIVEKVYTKE; this comes from the coding sequence ATGATTTTGGCAAAAGTAATCGGGCATGTTGTCGCAACGCAGAAATGCCAAGAACTTAGCGGAAGCAATTTATTGATGGTTGCTGCGCTGGGGGATGACCTTGAACCGTTGAAAGACCGAACGTATGTGGCGGTAGACAGCGTTGGCGCAGGTATCAACGACATTGTGTTAGCCGAAGCGTACTTCGCGTTGAACAAAGACAAATACAAAGCCATGTCAGTGGTTGCCATTGTCGAAAAGGTTTATACCAAGGAGTAA
- a CDS encoding BMC domain-containing protein, translated as MGDALGLIETQGLVACIEAADSMCKAANVVLIGYENVGSGLVTAMVKGDVGAVKAAVDSGVESASRVGTVVTSLVIARPHSDIQKIVAQYKVTE; from the coding sequence ATGGGTGACGCATTAGGTCTTATCGAAACTCAAGGGTTAGTGGCATGTATTGAAGCGGCTGACTCGATGTGTAAAGCCGCAAATGTTGTGCTGATTGGTTATGAAAATGTTGGGTCAGGTTTAGTGACGGCAATGGTGAAAGGGGATGTGGGCGCGGTAAAAGCAGCGGTTGATTCAGGCGTTGAATCGGCTTCTCGCGTAGGCACTGTTGTGACATCTCTGGTGATTGCACGTCCTCACAGCGATATTCAGAAAATCGTCGCCCAGTATAAAGTCACGGAATAA
- a CDS encoding 1-propanol dehydrogenase PduQ, producing MNQFLIKPRVQFGANALDFISTMQAQQAFIVTDKAMVKFGLAEEVTRRLTHSGIAFSMYDDVLPDPDISAIVKGMKIMDVQYPDVVIALGGGSVIDAAKAIIYSLWHTKNDANRAKPQFIAIPTTSGTGSEVTSFSVIKSHSEKLVLVDEFMLPDVAILDPVLVKSVPASITADTGMDVLCHALEAYVSRTASDFSDALAEKAVQLVFGHLIDCYREGGNLLAREKMHNASCIAGMAFTNASLGITHSLAHALGGVFHIPHGRANALLMAQVVAFNAELEGRCDTDAAKRYAHLAKNLNLPASNIREGVESLIMAINVLKDEMNMPNGIQATGINETDFNARLGEMVGQALRDSCTPTNPRDVNQVQLETLYRQSF from the coding sequence ATGAACCAGTTTCTCATTAAACCGCGAGTGCAATTTGGTGCTAATGCACTGGATTTCATCTCAACGATGCAAGCTCAGCAGGCCTTTATCGTGACCGATAAAGCCATGGTGAAGTTTGGTTTAGCAGAGGAAGTCACTCGTCGGTTAACACACTCAGGCATTGCGTTCTCAATGTATGACGATGTCCTGCCAGACCCTGATATTTCAGCCATCGTAAAAGGCATGAAAATCATGGATGTGCAATATCCCGATGTGGTGATTGCGCTGGGTGGCGGCTCTGTGATTGATGCGGCGAAAGCGATTATTTACTCCTTATGGCACACGAAAAATGACGCCAATCGGGCAAAACCGCAGTTTATTGCCATCCCAACAACCAGCGGCACAGGCTCTGAAGTGACCAGTTTTTCAGTGATTAAGTCTCACTCTGAAAAATTGGTGTTAGTGGATGAGTTTATGCTGCCCGATGTGGCAATCCTCGACCCTGTTTTAGTGAAATCAGTACCTGCTTCAATTACTGCAGATACAGGGATGGATGTGCTTTGCCATGCATTAGAAGCGTATGTTTCCCGCACTGCATCTGATTTTTCTGATGCATTAGCGGAAAAAGCGGTGCAACTGGTTTTCGGTCATTTGATTGACTGCTACCGCGAAGGGGGCAACTTGCTTGCTCGCGAAAAAATGCATAACGCTTCTTGTATTGCAGGAATGGCATTTACCAATGCTTCTTTAGGGATCACGCACAGCTTAGCTCACGCATTAGGCGGTGTGTTTCACATTCCACACGGCCGTGCCAATGCACTATTGATGGCACAGGTAGTGGCATTTAATGCCGAGTTAGAAGGGCGTTGTGATACCGACGCGGCGAAGCGTTATGCGCACCTTGCGAAGAATTTGAATTTACCTGCCTCAAATATACGTGAAGGCGTTGAAAGCCTGATTATGGCAATCAACGTATTGAAAGATGAAATGAATATGCCAAATGGCATTCAAGCTACAGGCATTAACGAAACTGATTTTAACGCCCGTTTAGGGGAAATGGTGGGGCAAGCACTGCGTGATAGTTGCACTCCGACCAATCCACGGGATGTGAACCAAGTGCAACTTGAAACGCTATATCGGCAATCTTTTTAA
- a CDS encoding NADPH-dependent FMN reductase translates to MSKQYNIGVIVGSLRANSYNLIVAKAMTKLFPANFSFKFINIGDLPLYNQDADQNVPPVVANFKSQIKACDGIIFATPEYNRSIPGVLKNAIDQGSRPWGDNSWNAIPAGVLGVSIGNISTAIAQQHLRNSLAFLNMPTMNQPECYLKWYDGMVDEQGNISPKSKDFLQPWADTFAQFVAHNAVSK, encoded by the coding sequence ATGTCAAAACAATATAATATTGGTGTTATTGTGGGTAGCTTGCGTGCGAATTCTTACAACCTAATCGTCGCTAAAGCCATGACTAAGTTGTTCCCTGCAAATTTTTCATTCAAATTTATCAACATTGGCGACCTTCCTCTCTACAATCAAGATGCAGACCAAAATGTGCCTCCTGTTGTCGCCAATTTTAAATCTCAAATTAAAGCCTGTGACGGTATTATTTTTGCCACCCCCGAATATAACCGCTCTATCCCCGGCGTATTAAAAAATGCTATTGACCAAGGCTCTCGCCCTTGGGGTGATAACTCGTGGAATGCAATTCCTGCGGGGGTTTTAGGTGTATCCATCGGTAATATCAGTACAGCAATTGCCCAACAACACCTGCGCAACAGCCTCGCCTTTTTGAATATGCCAACGATGAACCAACCTGAATGTTACCTGAAATGGTATGACGGTATGGTGGATGAGCAAGGCAATATTTCACCGAAAAGCAAAGATTTCTTGCAACCGTGGGCGGATACCTTTGCTCAGTTTGTTGCCCATAATGCTGTGAGTAAGTAA
- a CDS encoding transcriptional regulator produces the protein MKYKINAFIIYDAVDGTLSLKEDEVDTQLSITANALLYYFIQNRGVVSRDDVLKVVWDDNGLVSSNSNLNQYLSLLRKAFRQYGIENIIITVARGRLEFNSEVTLERLNDAKMHPAEFIKSLSEIDAAEVVLSPVNEPPLINPETTTVLPPKPFTKAKREMCWYFASGAFLLCSILLLVMAYLSNQPSQPINMTVLEHAGCDVLSNEKMINGTVAQNYVQNFDKVRNNLNLACVEKERFVFFYGDKLQTNGLGRVFLAHCAVNEDNPFSYCDNYFYYSWKPS, from the coding sequence GTGAAATATAAAATCAATGCCTTCATTATATATGATGCAGTTGATGGCACTTTGTCTTTGAAAGAAGATGAAGTGGATACGCAATTGTCTATTACCGCCAATGCATTGCTCTATTATTTTATCCAAAATAGGGGAGTGGTATCCCGTGACGATGTCTTAAAAGTAGTATGGGATGATAATGGGTTAGTTTCATCCAACAGTAATTTAAACCAATATTTGAGCTTATTAAGAAAAGCATTTCGCCAGTATGGTATTGAAAATATCATTATTACGGTAGCAAGAGGGCGATTGGAATTTAACTCAGAGGTAACGTTAGAGCGTTTGAATGATGCCAAAATGCACCCCGCGGAATTTATTAAAAGTTTGAGTGAGATAGATGCCGCCGAAGTTGTATTATCACCTGTTAATGAGCCGCCATTAATTAACCCAGAAACAACCACTGTCTTACCCCCCAAGCCATTCACCAAAGCAAAAAGAGAAATGTGCTGGTATTTTGCCAGTGGTGCATTTTTGCTGTGCTCTATCTTATTATTAGTTATGGCTTATTTATCAAATCAGCCATCCCAACCGATTAATATGACTGTGCTGGAACATGCTGGTTGCGATGTGCTTTCAAATGAAAAAATGATTAACGGCACTGTCGCGCAAAATTATGTGCAAAACTTTGACAAGGTGAGAAATAACTTAAATCTTGCCTGTGTAGAAAAAGAGCGATTTGTTTTCTTCTATGGGGATAAATTACAAACCAACGGATTAGGACGTGTGTTTTTAGCCCATTGCGCAGTAAATGAAGATAATCCTTTTAGCTACTGTGATAACTATTTTTATTATTCTTGGAAGCCATCATGA
- a CDS encoding TetR/AcrR family transcriptional regulator, translating into MNKTAQHRKKDPIKLQVELLKAARIIAGREGISALSLNAVAREAGVSKGGLMHHFPSKQELIHALFLQLLGIMDERISLIMENDTNTYGRFSRAYLHYIGELKESDESFQLALLSLAMPNEPVLRKCWRDWVLGHLAKGDEFDNSYLGALVRYGADGLWLSSLTEGETLSQQERDAIVSRLTAISFEKLP; encoded by the coding sequence ATGAATAAAACAGCGCAGCACAGAAAAAAAGACCCTATCAAACTCCAAGTGGAGCTACTAAAAGCGGCTCGCATCATTGCGGGTAGGGAAGGCATTTCTGCATTATCGCTTAATGCTGTCGCACGAGAAGCGGGTGTCAGCAAAGGGGGGCTGATGCACCATTTCCCGAGCAAACAAGAGCTTATCCACGCGTTATTTCTGCAATTGCTGGGCATTATGGATGAGCGAATTAGCCTCATCATGGAAAATGATACCAATACATATGGGCGTTTTTCTCGTGCGTATTTGCACTATATTGGCGAGCTAAAAGAGTCAGATGAAAGTTTCCAGCTCGCGTTATTGTCTTTGGCCATGCCAAATGAGCCTGTATTGCGTAAATGCTGGCGTGATTGGGTGCTGGGCCACTTAGCTAAAGGTGATGAGTTCGATAACAGCTATTTAGGGGCGCTAGTGCGTTATGGTGCGGACGGCTTGTGGTTGTCATCGTTAACGGAGGGCGAAACGCTATCGCAACAAGAACGTGATGCCATTGTCAGCCGTTTAACGGCGATATCGTTTGAAAAACTGCCTTAA